A genomic segment from Lytechinus variegatus isolate NC3 chromosome 10, Lvar_3.0, whole genome shotgun sequence encodes:
- the LOC121423003 gene encoding uncharacterized protein LOC121423003, with protein MDSDTEALARSIQLTEEYNPHSETDDASTVQGSLSDFSRTATCYPIFFASGRTEATVERTNCEPRTVRRSCFKRQRQGYFLISFISLIVLAGLAMIFVGYYLHNRGYLLVVGIIYPWVVGVPTCYVYCQYRGSRPRGRRRGSTIALSSAMSIEVPPPEYECRHQFTSVSVDYSPQTGWSNQCSQSNHGNGTTPGPRSPRPNRVGNGTSSGTNRGYSLSMSCDEPPPAYDDVATAGVAGNGPT; from the exons ATGGATTCGGATACGGAAGCTCTTGCCAGGAGTATCCAATTAACCGAGGAGTATAACCCGCACTCCGAGACAGATGACGCAAGTACAGTCCAGGGATCACTATCCGACTTTAGCCGGACAGCAACCTGCTATCCGATTTTCTTCGCCAGCGGTCGAACCGAGGCTACAGTGGAACGTACAAATTGTGAGCCGAGAACGGTTCGCCGATCTTGTTTCAAACGCCAGCGCCAAGGATACTTTTTGATATCATTTATCAGTTTGATTGTACTAGCCGGTCTGGCAATGATTTTTGTCGGATATTATTTGCATAATCGCGGATATCTGTTAGTGGTTGGAATAATTTATCCGTGGGTGGTCGGTGTACCGACCTGTTATGTGTACTGTCAATACCGGGGGTCACGACctagaggaagaagaagaggttcGACTATTGCTTTATCTTCCGCTATGAGCATAGAGGTGCCACCCCCTGAGTATGAATGTCGACATCAATTTACTTCTGTGTCTGTGGATTACAGTCCGCAAACTGGTTGGTCTAACCAATGTTCTCAAAG taACCACGGTAACGGAACAACACCTGGGCCTCGGTCCCCACGTCCGAACCGCGTAGGAAACGGTACATCATCGGGGACGAACAGGGGATATTCTCTGAGTATGTCGTGTGATGAACCTCCCCCAGCTTACGACGATGTAGCAACTGCTGGGGTAGCTGGGAACGGACCTACGTAA
- the LOC121422732 gene encoding retinol dehydrogenase 8-like → MAPLVTLITGCSTGIGLATAVKLAKDANKYIVYATMRNLAKKGDLEQAAGSALNDTLFIRQLDITKEESIVDAVKTIKEKHGKVDILVNNAAFGWMGPLEEMTMAHMRNMSETNIVGTYRMTQEVIPIMKQQRSGRIVNISSLGGINGFPFSEVYSATKFAMEGFTEALHPVLKCFNVKISTVCPGPVLTSFQENMSANQDPEAKSSDAEDPTKKMFTGFMGALMAPMKAAAQSSDEIADVIIDCIKSEDPALRCGTNENTNKRLRDRFNGGIGDAAAQTWYKMMQPASKH, encoded by the exons ATGGCTCCACTCGTCACCCTAATCACTGGATGTTCTACCGGCATTGGTCTTGCGACAGCCGTCAAGTTGGCCAAAGATGCCAATAAATACATAGTGTACGCAACCATGAGGAACCTGGCGAAGAAGGGAGACCTTGAGCAGGCTGCAGGCAGCGCCCTCAACGATACCCTGTTTATTCGGCAGTTAGATATCACCAAAGAGGAATCGATTGTGGATGCtgttaaaacaataaaagagaAGCATGGCAAAGTTGACATTTTAG TTAATAACGCTGCATTTGGATGGATGGGGCCACTTGAGGAGATGACAATGGCTCATATGAGAAATATGTCAGAAACCAACATCGTAGGAACATACCGGATGACACAGGAAGTAATACCTATCATGAAGCAACAGAGGTCAGGTCGTATAGTCAATATCAGCAGTCTTGGTGGAATTAATG GTTTTCCATTTAGTGAAGTTTACAGCGCAACGAAGTTTGCCATGGAAGGATTCACTGAAGCTCTTCATCCTGTATTGAAATGCTTTAATGTCAA GATCAGTACTGTCTGCCCAGGTCCAGTTTTAACCAGTTTCCAAGAAAACATGAGTGCCAACCAAGATCCAGAAGCTAAATCGTCTGATGCAGAAGACCCAACAAAGAAG ATGTTCACAGGTTTCATGGGTGCATTGATGGCCCCGATGAAGGCAGCGGCCCAAAGTAGTGATGAGATTGCTGACGTCATTATAGATTGCATCAAATCGGAAGACCCCGCCCTACGATGTGGAACCAACGAGAATACCAACAAACGTCTGAGGGATCGCTTCAATGGCGGCATCGGGGATGCTGCGGCGCAAACCTGGTATAAGATGATGCAGCCTGCTTCAAAGCATTGA